Sequence from the Aquimarina sp. Aq107 genome:
TGGTTTTGAGCAAGCTAGAAATGCAAATTATAGATTAGCATTAGAAGAGTCTCAACGAGAAACTCCTGTTTTTGGTCCAAGATACTTTTACGGTTTCGGTACTTCATACTACCTTAATGTATATGTAAGATTTTAATGATGAACACAACAAAAAAATATTATAAAATGAATTCAATTAATTTAAAAAGACTAATAAGCGTTTTGGTTTTGGCGGTTACATTTACTGCGTGTGTACAAGACGACGATTTTAAAATACCTTCATTGGTTATAGAAGAGCCTACTTTTCCTGAAAATAGTACTTTTGTTCAAATCGGAGGTATTTTAGGTGATTTAGCTCAGGCACAAAATGATGATGGACCTGATGCAAAGGTTACATTTGAAGTGGAAAATCAGTATTTAGAAGGCTATGTGGTATCAACTGATAAAGCAGGTAACTTTTTTGAAGAGTTAGTGATTCAAAATTCACCATCTGCCCCAACATCTGGGTTAAGAGTTTTAATTGATGTAAACCCATTATTTATTAGTTATGAGTTTGGTCGAAAAATATATATTGATTTAGAAGGTTTATCAATTGGGACTGAAAATGGAGTAGCTACTCTTGGAGTGCTTTCTGGTGATGAAGTAGGTCAACTACCTTCTTTTTCATTGGAAGATGTTATTTTAAGGTCTTCAGAAGTTGCTGAAATTACACCTTTAGAGATTACTTTCGAAGATTTTTCTGATGATTTAACCAACTTATTTGTAAAGATTAATAATCTACAGTTTAATAAAAATGATGTATTAGGAGATGATCCTCTAACATTTGCAGGAGAACCAAGTGATGATTTTGATGGAGAAAGAAACATTGAAAGCTGTGATAATGGTGCTACAGCTGTTTTAAGCACTAGTACTTTTGCTGATTTTAAGTCGTTAGCATTACCAACACAACAAGGAAGTTTTGAAGGAGTATTAACTAAGAATTTCTTTGGTGACACTTTTAATTTGGTATTAAATGATGTTAATGGGTTAGTATTTGATAATGAAAACCGTTGTGATCCAGACGTATTAGAATGTACTGGAACTAGTGGAGGAGCAAATGTAATTTTTACAGAAGATTTTACCGGAGTAAGTATTAGTGATCTAGAAAATTCAGGATGGTTAAATGTAAATACTACAGGCGGAACTTTAGATTATGTAGTAGGAAGTTTTAGTGGTAATCAATATGCGCAGATTACAGGATTTAGTTCTGGAGAAAATCCATTTGAGGTTTGGTTAGTAACACCAGAAATTGACTTAACTGCTTCTACTGCAGAAGAATTATCGTTTGATATCCAGGCTAATTTTGACAATGGAAATATCCTTACTGCTTTTATTACAGATAACTTTACAGGTGATGTAACAACAACAGAATGGTCACAATTAGATGCTTCTATCCCAACAGGACCAAGTGGAACGTTTGGAAGTTTTGAAGGAGTAGGACCAATTAATATCTCTTGTGTAGAGGGTAATGTAAGAATAGCGTTCCGTTACGCAGGTGCAGATCCAGGACCAACTACTAGATATCATATTGATAATATAGAGATCTCAGGAAACTAAAAACTTCTATATTTTAAAATAGTAAAAGCTCTCTAAAGAATTTTTAGAGAGCTTTTTTATTGGTTTTATAGTAAACTATTACTAATAGTCGAAAGTAACCGAGTAAGCGCTATTCTTTTTTGTTTTTACTCGCATTCTAAATTGGTAACAAGGATTCTTTGTATGTGAAAAACTCTGATTGTTGTTTATTTTTTTCCACTCATTTTGAATCGTAGCCCAACTGCTTCCACTGTAAGCTTTGTATTTAAGACCATAATAAACTCTTCTCCAAACAGAATGTCTAGCAATTTCGGCAATCTGTGACTCTCCTACAGAGCTATAATGGGTATAATATTGCCAGCTGGCTTTTGAGGTGTTTGTTTGTGGATGATTAAAGTTAATTGCGTATTTCGAGGTTGGATTCACTTTAGTAAGTTGTATTAACTCAAAAGCAATATCATTACTAGGTTCGTCATAGGAAACATTTTTTTGATCATCGGTTTCTTGATCTACATCTGGCTGAGTAAGATCCATTTTATTATGACGAACTAAACTTTGTTTTAAAGTTTCATTAGCATTGATTTCCATTAGACTAAGGTTTATACTAGAATAGTTAATTAATGCAGATTCATTATTAGCATGAATTCTAATAATTCCTGTACTACCTTCTTCTGATGTTACAGTAACATCTTTATGAAAATCATAAACACTATTTAAAGAAAATTCAGTATCTAAAGCTGATTCTTCCATGATTTCATTTGATTCATCTCTATCACAGGAGGTAAAAAATAATAACCCTAGGACTGGTAATGCATAAAATAATTTTTTCATTTGTTTGGTTTTTAAGAATAATTAAATTGATTTGTTTAGTTTTTTTGGATACAATAGATCCTTTTTCTTCACTGTATAGGATTAATAAATTACCATTTTTAGAAACTATTCTTGGCGCCTTAGGTGTTTCTAATCCAATTGATGGTTGATCTTTATAATTTAGTTTATCGTAATTAGTGAAATTAGAATTATAGGTTTTTACTTATAAATTCTGAGCCAAAAGTATGTTGGGGTTTATGACGAACAAAAACAAAAATTGTGTTTGCGGAATTTTCCGCAAATTAAATTATTGAAAAACAAAAGATTACTGTTTTATTTAGGGTGTGTTTCTATTATAAAAAGGGTTATATAACCCTTTACCAAAAGGTGATTTCACGTTATGGTATAAAGGTATTTATGGGTTTTTTTGCTATGGGAATTACGTATTGTGTTTTAGGCAGATATATACAGGAAAGTGATCGCTATAACCTCCTTTATATTTTCTTCCCGCGTAAGTTCTATATGGATTTCCTTTATATCTCCCTTTATAGATTTTTAGAAAACTATCATCAAAAATATTGGCCTCAGAAAAACTATGAGTATTTTCTTCATACTTATGGAAGTTATTACTAAAAATGATTTGATCAAATAAATTCCATTGACGTTTATAAGTTAAGGTACCACGATGTCTTGTGTGTAGACGCTCCATTGGATTATAAAGATCCTGTAATACTAGATGTTTTTTTACACTTTCACTATCCGGGTCATCATTAAAATCACCCATAACGATAATTTTTGCTTCAGGATCTTCGGCTGTAATCTGGTTTATGATTTCTCGATTTTTATCAGCTGCAGCTATACGCTTGTATGAGGTGAGTTCTGCACCATCTCTTCTAGAAGGCCAGTGATTAACCAATATGTGAATTTTTTCATTATGCAAAGTTCCGGTCACCCATAGAATATCTCGGGTAAAATCTCTTTCACCGAATTCATTGTTCACTAAGACTTGAATACTTTCGGAATTGGTAACCGTAAAAATTTCTTTTTGGTATAGAAGTCCAACATCGATTCCACGTTCATCAGGAGACTCGTAATGGATTACACCATAGTTTTTGTTGATTAGGTGTTTAGTTTTTGCAAGACCCTCTAAAACGGCCTTATTTTCGACTTCTGCAACACCTAAAATAACCGGAGCTTTTCCAGTTTTTGCAAATCCAATATTAGAAATAGCAGTTCCTAGTTTAAATAACTTTTTTTCATACCTTTTTTTATTCCACTTCTTTTCTGAGTCTGGTAAAAAATCATCATCCAATGTGTTGGGATCGTCTTTCGTGTCAAATAGGTTTTCTAAGTTGTAAAAAGCAATCGTATGTAGGTTTGTATGTTTCTTTTTAAAATAAAGCTTTGAAGACATGCAATTAAAAATTTATTGTAAACGCCTAATGTACAAATTCAAATGCATACAATATTGTACCTTTGTACATTA
This genomic interval carries:
- a CDS encoding DUF5689 domain-containing protein translates to MNSINLKRLISVLVLAVTFTACVQDDDFKIPSLVIEEPTFPENSTFVQIGGILGDLAQAQNDDGPDAKVTFEVENQYLEGYVVSTDKAGNFFEELVIQNSPSAPTSGLRVLIDVNPLFISYEFGRKIYIDLEGLSIGTENGVATLGVLSGDEVGQLPSFSLEDVILRSSEVAEITPLEITFEDFSDDLTNLFVKINNLQFNKNDVLGDDPLTFAGEPSDDFDGERNIESCDNGATAVLSTSTFADFKSLALPTQQGSFEGVLTKNFFGDTFNLVLNDVNGLVFDNENRCDPDVLECTGTSGGANVIFTEDFTGVSISDLENSGWLNVNTTGGTLDYVVGSFSGNQYAQITGFSSGENPFEVWLVTPEIDLTASTAEELSFDIQANFDNGNILTAFITDNFTGDVTTTEWSQLDASIPTGPSGTFGSFEGVGPINISCVEGNVRIAFRYAGADPGPTTRYHIDNIEISGN
- a CDS encoding endonuclease; its protein translation is MSSKLYFKKKHTNLHTIAFYNLENLFDTKDDPNTLDDDFLPDSEKKWNKKRYEKKLFKLGTAISNIGFAKTGKAPVILGVAEVENKAVLEGLAKTKHLINKNYGVIHYESPDERGIDVGLLYQKEIFTVTNSESIQVLVNNEFGERDFTRDILWVTGTLHNEKIHILVNHWPSRRDGAELTSYKRIAAADKNREIINQITAEDPEAKIIVMGDFNDDPDSESVKKHLVLQDLYNPMERLHTRHRGTLTYKRQWNLFDQIIFSNNFHKYEENTHSFSEANIFDDSFLKIYKGRYKGNPYRTYAGRKYKGGYSDHFPVYICLKHNT